The genomic DNA TCCGTCGTTACATTCATGTGTTTTTTGCCCGGAAAAAAAGACTGCGGAAAAATGAATTTATATCGTGTGGTATTGGTGTGGGCTCTGTAAAGGCAATCTTAACAATGTAAATACGGTTCATGGGGCATCAAAACAAATAACGCAGAGAGTATGAGACCTTTCTTTATGGAATCACGAATAGCTCGGAAAGAACAATGTGCACGGACGCGTCGATAGAGAAGCATTAGTTGACTGCCGTTTCTGTCGTAGCAAAAATGACAATCACACTGGGCACTTCTTTTgaatatgtctgtatgtatttatattaATCGCTGTTTCAAGATCAGTTTTTTCACACGTCTAGTACGCAGTTTTTACTGCATAAGAGAATATTTAAAGGAATTATTTCATGtgaactacatgtatgtcatatcATGATTCTTTTACGCTCGCTTTTTGATGTGATCATATCAGACTTTCATTCGCGCCCTCAACGGTTGAGGTCTCCCGTGAAGAAGTTCATCTTTCGGTCAACCATTAACGAACGGGTATTCAGTATAGGCCTACCCATAAAAACAACAAACGGGTCCATGAGAGGATGATTCAGGTCTTTTCCTGTGCAAACATGTGCAGTCCTGTTGTCAACTCCTTTTGAATACGATACCCTTTTACGGCATATATGTTTCTGAACCTACGACACATGTCAAATACATGAAAATACTCGAAGCAAGGCACTTACATGTGTTGGCGGGAACCATTAAATATGATCGCGAACAGATGAACAACAAAATATACTTCAGGAACGAAAACATACCACCAGTGTTTTTATATGTTGTATTCAAACCCACATTTGTGACTCACATTCTTAGTCTCGTATACTGAATCATTATTTTTGGAATCTgataatttgatttgatataaataataaataagccTTAGCTACTTCACCATTGAGTGATCACAAGATACTTGAAGTGACATGAAGTTTTGCGAAAAGTAATTCGCCACTCACATCTACAACATGTAATTGATGTTGTTTTTTAACGTGAACAACGGAACACAATTTACGAGCCAAGCTTTGTTCAGGTTCATCTCAGTGATGCCAGGATTAACAGCGCTTAAATCAACTTGTGCACGACTTAGTTTCAAATACCTTTCTAGTTCTCTCAAAAGAAAACCATATTGCCATTCTTTCACCGGCTGAGAGGTCTTTCACTAAAGGTTTATAATTTTATTGTCAAAAGAGAAAAATTGCACACGACCATCCGGTACCGTACCGCTTTTATTGGGGAAAAATCtgacaatttaaaaattatagCGCACTTAAGGGAGattttgtttctcatcaactCATTCCGATACATTATAGAGATTTTCGTTTTAATGTACCTGACTGTTGGTagtaaaacaacaaaaccaaaattTAAATTGATAGAAAAATCCGATCACCAAATTCTAAACTTCAAACGTCATATCAACTCGTATCTATGAAGAGAGCCGTCatgagtttgtcagtaaatttcTTCATCCAGCGATAACGGGATtgtaaatatatactttatgaTATTCAGTCGGTCCGTGTAAATGTTGAAAcgcacttatttgatatcaccACAGTCGTAAATATTGAAGTATGAATTATTTAACTCATATCACGGTACATTATCGTCGACAACGACCATTACATTGGTCCGATTTTACAAGGTCTTATTTATGAGAATCAATGAGTGTTTTTTGATACGTTTATTCAGCTCTGATTTTTTATCACAGAGTTTTGTGCAAGCTTCCCACGACTCTATCAATAATCATAGACATGTATCACAGCAACATAGGGACTACTGTTACGTGATTTGACGCTCTAGTTTTATATGTGATGAAACCATGCTACAAGACGAGCCTTTATCAATATTTCTGCTCCGGTGATTTAAACGTTGTATTTATCGTTACTACGAGTACGTAATAAAGATTTTATAAAAAGACAAATGACATAACATATTTGGTGATTTTATCCAAtttcatgcatacatacatgtactttacgAGAGGCGTTCTGGAATTAATGATGGAGGTCAGAAACCATATGTAGGGCCTGACCCAGTAGAAACAATCGAACAATTCACAAAACCATCGAGTTTTGCGATTTCAAGCATGCGCAAAAGAAGATAAAATGTGTATTGAAGCAGGATCGATCTAATTTTGACTGGAGTGACAAACTAACGTGGCAGGAAActccatttttttttacaaaactttgtGTTCCATCaagtatatatttacatatatctcTGGCTATCCTAAAAGCAAACTTTAATATAATGGTGATATTTTGGCATTATTGCATAGGCTTGGCCTTTTGATTTTTCCCTCCCCTTCGTTCTGTTTTACAGTGATAAAATTTCTGCCTTTATATTAAAGGGaagcagtcgtcggaactgcgcaagTGCgacttgtttacaaacaatgtacaaacagtgtacaaacaatgtatatgtttagatgcatcatgtcaacataactgcaacatttaaattttatgatgtacattatgacagacatgttttaactttcatcaatcgccaacgtacgtTGGATACAGTGTTCACATCGGTCGTGGGGGGTCCCTCGCGACCTTTgaacgcagttccgacgactgcctccctaaTCAAGTAGTTCAGTTTCTCCTGAGCATGTTTATGACGTCTTTAATTTGCCTTCTCATTGAAAATTTAAGATGCGTTGGCTTCAATCTTCACCCTATCATTCGAGTAATTGATAAATCTAAGTTTATGGACAATTCGCTCAAAAGATCAAGACTAGCCAAATTCTCCGTGTCATGGCAGTGTATTTAACTTCTTTGTTACATTCACCGATATCTTTATAATAACCTCTAAATGCACAGGCGCTTGgaacattgctgggataataatcgtagatattattacctaatatttttcttcgttcagccaaggaaaatacgagtgacgtaatgaccgtgtcaccacgagtcgaagacgagtgtggtgacacggtcattacgtcacgagtatttttcgagctgaatgaagaaaaatattagggaataatatacttatcacatgcacaagccaataattcgttattttttgcaaaataaaataagttttccatgacgattccgcgtttaaacttttgaactacttcaGGAacaaatatcagtacgccgtgcacaagttgtcaatcatttccagtcgctcatgtgtggagcaaatgacagctctcggtcaaagttatactctatttcaaagatagcatagtcccagaaatttatcacagacgaagatacgctatttttcgggaacaaatatcgactgaatctcgacggcgcgaacactgtaaacgtcgcgcctgaccctgtttgcaatgcgtacggaacccacggtatacgcgaccagcttcgagttcgttgtttccgcaaattattcacgtaattccttcggaatatacaggcggtacactcttgtgtttacattgttcggattagtaatgtcgtagtctgtgaaaatatcgatttcattacatgacttttgatcgtggaaGAAACATCGGccaccatgttgtttgtttacatatttacgagcacaccgaagatcgacaaaaaaaggtccgacgcaccaaaattgatgacatagacgcgggttgtcatGACGTATagacgaccagagaataaatcccgtattttttgttcggagacgacaaacttggcttgtgcatgtgataatcgtatttaatatgtagaatgtctgtatacgacttgattattcaataaaagaatcaccgtacgtgatattagtgtaggcctataggcctacatgctGGCATTATATATacgaatggctatggctgcctggctcaggcccggcgaacgcactgcataatcatcaatgtgtagaatgtctacatgacttgattatttattaaagaataacggtacgtgatattactgtacatgtcggctagcttaaccgaccggctgtagagctctgcaggtcTTCGGGCtccggcttgggcccgttgtccactgctgcacagacaggaagGAAAGGTCTGAAAGCTTTatcgcccgatttcataaatcagcgaaattcacgaactctgagcgtttccggtgataaaaactggtcaacggtcagatggttgcataaacaatcgatcgactggtcTCTTTTGCCTAAagtcataccttaccctatgctactggcgagaaatcgtcctgaaatcggctgggcacaccaacccagcgccggccattttgaatcagctgcatgcaatgtacgcgTCTACATACAACCTTTCGCAGATGACATATTGTCGTTCACTTGCTCTTCTCTCATTTCAGGATTTCAGAATTTTGACCACGTGAAGAACTTTTATATGGGGCTTAACAGTTATCCATTGCTGGCAAGAAGCACGCGACACGAGCATGCAAAGTGCCGCGCGTGATTTACATCCGTTGTGGGATTATCATCGATAATCCTGCAGACGTCGACTCGATAAACCTACAAAATATTCAGGTGACCGAAAGAGGGCGCATCTTATACTACTCACGCACTTACACACGACATCTCAAGCAAGCAGAACGTAAAGGTTAGAGAAAGGCAGACAGGAAAAAATACTTGTAGACAACGAAACTTAtttggtttttatcatattagtaTTTATTGCCCCTGAATAAATCCCTGTGGTCAGCTTACAATATAAGATATCGTAATATTGATGATAGCACGAAAGAATCAGTCCATCAGGAAATCAGGTAGCAGCATTAAGCTTATACATTGAATGATAGTAGAGTAGATGCGATCGTAATTTTGTATACCTGTGTGCACGTTAATTGTTCGCCAGCGGGAGGAAAGTGTTTGAAAAGATTGTCGTTCATGCGGATTGGTTTCCCATACCATATTTAGTCACCTCCGCTTTGATCAAAGCCTACATCCATTCACTAATGACTGGAATCATTCTAGACTCGTAGTTTCCTCGTTAGTGGCTGTTGCATTAATTTTGTTCGGTTCATTTCAATAATTGGTTTTGCACGTTTCCCGAAATACCAAAGTACTTCCCGACttcacttgtttgttttttgaaaatttaagaaatcgAACCATCTTTGTTCGCTTTTTTTCTTCCTGCACATGGTATTAAAGTACTTGAAAGCCAAAAGAAGtcaatgaaagtaaaaaaaaaaaaagataaaaaagacgGTGGTTTCGTTacaattgtatttttatttggtaATCTTCGTTGACTGTGTGCGTGGTAAACGTGTTTGGAAGTCACTGATAGGCTAATTTCAGTTTAGTTGTGTTGTTAATGAACTTGAGGTTCAATTACCGCTACTGGAATTTCAATTACCAAACAATACAGCGAGAAACAACAAGAGTTCACTCGATTAAGCCGCAATAGTTGTATGAAATTACCCCGAGATCAAGATGTTTAACGATCTTGAGAGTGATACTTGAACTTGACAATGGATGGAGCCTCGTTAACTTCATTGTCACAGAGGCAGACCAATTAAGCATTTCGTCGAGACAAGGTGAATAGTAGGCTATCGGCTTCACGAGTTTTGATTATGTAACTACTATCTAACAGAGGTATCGCTCTCTGGTGAAACTGGCGGTGTTATTGTTTTAGAAGTTGGTGTCTTCTCCACAAGCATCAAGTTACCTTGTAGTTTTAGAACCAAAATGTCCCTTCTGTTCGCGCAAAAACTGCTCACCTCAACAAATACATCCGTTATAATGACAGCGATTAAGAAACAAGActaaataaagtgaaaattggAGTCTTTATTCACAAAGATACGAAAATGCATGAGAAAAATTAGCTGCACTATGTTACacagatcatggaggtagtctctactacctccatgcacagatTGATATTACATTAAAGACTTACATTAtcatacatttcaaaaataaagctttgcgagagagagagagagagagagagagagagagagagagagagagagagagagacagagagacagagagacagagagcaTAATCTAAGAAGCAAGCTTTACAGTGCTGTATTGGTATCGATGAAATAGACTCGAGCTTCTGTAGTTTTGCCTTCCCCTCTGTTTATTATATGTCGATTAGATTTCTATCTTGGCGGTTTTAATGACAAAAGGTGCGTGCATCCCTGTGTGTAGGATATATTTTGAACTCACCTTCGTGTTTACACTTGGGAGGGGcttcgatttaaaaaaaatacttgtatattgaatttaattatttcaCATAAACATAACTAGGATTGTTAAAAGCTAATGCCGATATTTGCACACAGTCAGTGCTCaactaaaataaatatttcaaaaaaagtaaaaactttACAATGGCAGCTGATTTGGTATTTAGctattttatgtttttctgTTTCATCATCTGTAGTCAGGGTGTTTTATCGTCATATCAAACGTTGAATAGTcaagggcgccctctatggcAGGTCCCTCATACAGCGACATCCTGGCGATACAATATTCGGCAATGTCCGGCGGAAAGGTATTCCGAAGCTGGTCTGGAGTTATATATTTCTGAAACGAAAAAGACAACTGTCGGTGTTGATGTAGCCTTTAGTAACTTCTGTTTATCGCTAGTTTGTGAGAGAACAGAGAAGGACCGTTTTGTCGACATAAAAGTGACGATTGGCCAAACCGTGAAACAACTTGAAAAGCCTTTTGTTCTTTTTGTTCTTGTTTAGTGTTCAGAGATTTAAATTTTGctgtcaaaagtaaaatattcatcGATGTATCTCGCCttagaaaaaattgtaaaatttacacgtCGCTTACACAGCGCCTAGGCAAAATTCTGTAGAAATAACCGTATTTTTCATATGCTCAGGCCAAATAAAAGATCGTTTGTTTCTGGTAACATACCTCAGTAGTTCGAAGGATTTTTTCCCTTTCTGTCCACTGAGGACCATAAATAACAgtaaaatttagagaatttaatagaacgcttttgaaaatgtaaaaaaatgtcaGGGATCGGCGGGATTTTCTAAGGTGGGTGGGGTTATtcgaaacaatttttttcccttgGCCTCATAAACCGTAAAATTTACAGTGTACAATGTCCATACCTTTCCCCTTGCAAGTAACATAAACGATTCGTTGATTTGTACATCCGGGTCATCGCTGCTTGGTTCACGTGACAAGAAATTCTCCAACATTTCATAGGTAATTCGGCCTTTGCCATAAGGGTCCAACTTTTCCAAGATTTTCTGGAATTCGCGGTCTCCctgaaaaagtaaaaacaaatagCAATCTCAGACATGGGGCTTTTTGAACATATTTAGCTAAACTGTAGTATCCAGCATTAGCGACAAACATAAATGATACAGTAGGTAAGAAATTTAAGAAATTAATCGGTTAAAATTTAGCCATTTCAATCTTTCATTCAACTGAATATATAGCAACAAAGATTGCGTGGTATGTGTGACGGCATTGATTTTTTCCCATCAAacggttaaaggtatactgtcacctgttccaattttgccaaggttacaatggaaagagaaaatctaaccaatcacagattttaagcgggtggccgcgtTTTAaacacagcgccctcacacgggcaTTTTTACCACCAAGGAACGCCCATTTGACCATGTGTATAGGCGTATTTAgactacaggtgactgtatacctttaagatgtGAAGTTTTACAAACCAATTAAAGAGATACGGTCAGCCATGAATATCAGATATCAATTATACATAACAGTATTTTTGCCGACCATGACAGTCGAGAAGAAGATATAGATAACATTGAACTCACTAAATACACAATACGCTATCTAGCAAAGATCTTTGCTTGTCTGAGCTTGTACAAAGTCGCATTTTTATCACTAGTCGGGATCTGTAGAACTTCAAACATGAAGCGTCATCACTTCGGCTAGTACGCATGATCAGTTGGCAGTGAGTCTGTGCATGCTGTGAAATAAGCTGCATGACCGACGTTTCAACTTTAACTGTACAGCGTCGATATATAGTAAGCTGTTATTTCGGTACGGtttagtttttgtaaaaattttaaacTGTA from Ptychodera flava strain L36383 chromosome 12, AS_Pfla_20210202, whole genome shotgun sequence includes the following:
- the LOC139145624 gene encoding alpha-actinin-4-like — its product is MTWKTECELDDDDVKMSDSGKREKRNVNDIGYLWNMNKQCYHIEYSELRPCLESLGYPVREGIKGDREFQKILEKLDPYGKGRITYEMLENFLSREPSSDDPDVQINESFMLLARGKKYITPDQLRNTFPPDIAEYCIARMSLYEGPAIEGALDYSTFDMTIKHPDYR